The Pseudophryne corroboree isolate aPseCor3 chromosome 3 unlocalized genomic scaffold, aPseCor3.hap2 SUPER_3_unloc_80, whole genome shotgun sequence genomic sequence taagacaatcccagtatcccctacggactacgagaaaaggatttactgttaggtattaaaatacttttttttcagtATAGTAGGGCCATCCTCTGTTGAAGGTATCACTGCGAAGGCGCTGTGTCCCATTACAATAaccttagtaggaaagccccatttgtattgtacatttccttgggtggaatagacgccttttggccagcgtcacaggagaaatatctggaaatatctacagattatccaggcactcagctgtggatgaggaaggcaaagcagcctggttggactttgggagtctatggatcctatcaataagaaggtcagcGGCAGAAGCCTTTGGTaaaagtttctgaaaagaggaccgtggcattatcataaagctcagcatttgtaacagaatccggaacgcccattattctgatattatttctccaagacctgtcttctaaatcaatgactttatcacgaatagagaccatggccagtatttactaaaaatccgagtttgtccgatttgtgtttgttcccaatccgggaattcactaagcacaaatctcggcagtgtttggactattcgtaatggtttgaatgacaacgttcagaaatacgaatgaatagaccatcggtcaaacgtgggtgttatttcatagaatacgggaattcactattcattcgtatttgggtgttagtctctgagggctcaagtgcgTGTCTATTTTTTTCcaaatcattaaaaaaaagcagcaaaaaaatagacctgctttttccagtcaaatatgggaaagggtgtgtttagtgtaaaaacagaaaaaaaattgcgtggggtccccctcctaagcataaccagcctcgggctctttgagccggtcctggttgacaacatatgtggaaaaaaatgacaggagggctgatagccaagtgtaaaataaaagaatattgttttttgcacaagaactacaagtccctgcaagcctcccccgcaagctggtacttggagaaccacaagtaccagcatgcgggggttatacgggcccgctagtacctatagttcttctgcaaaaaaatacccaaataaaaacaggacacacacaccttgaaagtacaactttattacatacattccgacacaaacatacttacctatgttcacatgccgactcggcccatgTCTCGATggagattccagggtacctgaaaataaaattatactcacctaaatcctgtgtgtcgtgtccttttgtaataatccaggtacttggcaaaacaaaaaaacggaaacccgaccacgcactgaaaggggtcccatgtttacacatgggacccctttccctgactgccaggaccccccccgactcctgtcaaagagggtcccttcagccaatcatggagcgccacgtcgtggcactctcctgattggctgtgtgctcctgtagtgtctgtgaggcagcacacggcagagaaacaatgtagcgcctatgcgctccattgtatccaatggtgggaactttgcggtcagcggtgaggttactttcggtcaaccgctgaccgcaaagttcccacattatatctctgccgtgtgctgcctgacagacactacaggagcacacagctaatcaggagagtgccacgacacactgtcaaagtcgaaaaatatcataatgcatatgtcttgtactaaccccatgcacatgcccgctgctcgtgcactcagtccgccgtacgtgcacatatccgcaatttgcgtaagatcgctccggcgcatgatatgagtatttacggcggagtttgtgagcgtgtagcttgTTATTAGAACACAGCATATCTAACCCAAATAGGGTATTTTGTAGATatggttcccctagaccatgtcagcgagtattattagtttaaacagttcctggacagagagattcacctttgcatgataggaagggtcagataaaggttggaaggtgatgtctagtgtccagctgtggggtattttgagggtaacattccggtgttagttagagaaagatcgcttgctcctgcgtatagttatgtacaaaagtagattaactgtaattactgtaaattacatatgcggcgggaatccagaggataccacccacaagagcagttggaagagacatcgactaccttttcaaatccacctatgacctttgctgtaatgtagagacacatctctgtgtccaatgaacaatgagattacagtgaccattatattgtgtatgtatgttgtgtataaaaggaccattgttgcctggccggtcagaagactctgaacgctctctacctgatgagcggaggaccgagttcgggttgcgcttgcgaatactctcacgtacgtacattctctgtagccattattctgtttagatttatttgttagtctgtagtgtataacttgtattgttttactttttttggaatcaatcctcggagaccttagaaccctgtggtttcaacaacaaacggtgttgtgttttcactttcctgcctgggctttaaagtagattaacctgtttatggtgtataagcattgttaaggtgtacgcactgcgtgtactttataccgccagcgctacttaaggtttaaaggtattacatcgttgcagtactttgctgctaaggtttaaattataagcatatcattacattgtatcattaacaaggtttaaaggttatcaattgtgtgtgcgctcactGTGTGTActccatacactcagcgcagcgtgcgtacgccaagtgcgtaccacgtgcaggactctgtacacaaatagcatacaaagtgcatagcacatgcacgtagtctagcggccatagcggctcaactgtaatagtgtacaaaggggtatagctttgcggtctaagataataccggcattatcaacacacacacacacacacaaaatgtcagacacagtttcccccagtaaAACAACAaaaaggctgcgcttagagatgaaTTGTCATAACAACTAATAAAATTTATTGTACTTAAAATCTGTCAGTTAAGACAATTAAAATGCGTGTACATTAGTTAAGATAACCTCTGATCATATTGTTAACAACACATGAGCCTGTTCCAAATTGGCCGTGAGATCCTGTATATTTGAAACCAAAtggatcctggggctatagcatagtccctgggctggaaaatatgtcccaacgctggaggattggCAGTTCCAAAAAGATGCAAGATttatggaaagtcctcaccagtattgcgtgtGGATGAATAAAGTCCAGTCCTTAATTGTGGATATGGTTCCAATAAAGCGGTCTGTAGGGTCCACGGTGGTCCAAGCTGAGGTGATGGGCTGTAGTAGGTTGATCAgagggctcacacctgacgcgtttcacagctttgCTGCTTTCTCAAAGAACAATATGATCAGAGGTTATCTTAAGTAATGTACACGCATTTTAATTGTCTTAACTGACAGATTTTAAGCACAATAAATTTTATTAGTTGTTATGACAAttcatctctaagcgcagccttttTGTTGTTTTATTGGTTTGCTATTCTATATTGGTGTAACTGACCTACCCACGCAGCTGCTGTACACACGTTTAATTGGAATCACACTCGCAGCGCCCTTTCCAACCTAGGTTGGCTTGTTCCACATTTtttacagtttcccccagagtaccttcagagagtcacagagtataaggagccagccacacagcgcccctgtaggcagttattatgataaaatcccggcgctgactaactaaccttaatagggtactCGGTACTATAataacagtccccccccccctcttccctgtctataacaccctggtaccgcagaggtatgctggatttatgtggagggcagcgtcctgttcctatgatctgcagggagaaaatggcgctggcgagtgctggatctgctatgagaggaagccccgccccttgtaatggcgcacggcttcccgcactaattgtttataccggcctgaggattttagtgataacagggggattagcccctgttaactgcgtgaccagtgtagagtttatccgcgctggctcaggacgcccctcaaagcgcctacactgtgtgttgctgagccttcctggagcacagcctgtcagagctgcgctcccacccttgtgccgccatacccgccggcgacccgcaaaCCGGGTCACCGACGCTGTACTCAACACTTTctcctggctttgttagggggtggcagccgtgCTACGGGAATGAATAGCCGACCGtaggcttgtgatcagcaccctcaggagctcagtgtcctgtcagtggagtagagaaccattaactcttcaagacGGTTCCttccccctccctaagtcccacgaagcagggattctgttgccagcagccttcctgtaacctaactaactctagaaaataaaaaaatgaggaaaaatcctaggagctcccctagctgtgaccggctcctccgggcacattttctaaactgagtctggtaggaggggcatagagggaggggccagcccacactattaaattcttaaagtgccagtggctcccaaaggacccgtctataccccatggtactaaatggaccccagcatcatctaggacgtaaaataaagtagattataacctagcagattatgatgatgattacagggtatcatatggtgtattgcatgtaaagtaccttgttccacacctactctgctgtagcaatatacgttatataagggggagtaacacatgtacaggcttaccagcgtatgagcacacacataaaggaatactaccttaccaatgcttccaggagtaacgttagacatttctctgatccatcagctcatatgactgatgttattgttcagctagaatctccaagtcatacgatatgttccccatccattgttttacattggtgctgacataggacttggcgagtgactacgtctccatttatacttcatggttagttaccagtacaagagagagatacatCTAAGTCTTATAATAATATTACatgtgttattgtgagtgttctcaggagggaggacacaatgatagtctgagacaaaatattataaagccttaattaaaagttatgttttattatacacacacatttacaattaagtgtcccagagagtcgtcttctcctattgtttacaagattaatattgttacagaaaatgtcacatttccataatgtattttatttccagcagatgaacacacaagcaggaatatctcagaaggacatctaatgttatccccggattgtgacataaaagataatgacagaagacaggattctccaggagataaccccattaccccaattatacatccagccctatcagctgatccctctgatcctgggaaatgttctcctgatcactctgatattggtgcatctgttacagctctgacagtagatacagtgtttccctgttctatagatgccaaatgttttacacagaacacaaagcctattaacccacacacaggtaaggcaggtgaaaggCCAATAATATGTTCTGagagtgggaaatgttttacatacatatcagatcttgttatacatcagagaagtcacacaggtgaaaggtcatttccatgttctgagtgtgggaaatgttttgcatggaaatcacgtcttgttacacatcagagatgtcacacaggtgagaagccattttcttgctctgagtgtgggaaattttttacatggaaatcagatcttattacacatcagcgaagtcacacaggtgataagccatttgcatgttctgagtgtgggaaatgttttgcacacaaatctgtTCTTGTTACACATAACAGAATTCAcaaaggtgagaagccatttccatgttctgagtgtgggaaatgttttacacagaaatcagatcttattgcacatcagcgaactcacacaggtgagaagccatttccatgttctgagtgtgggaaatgttttacacagaaatcgaatcttgttacacatcagagtagtcacacaggtgagaagccatttccatgttctgagtgtgggaaatgttttacacagaaatcagatcttattacacatcagcgaactcacacaggtgagaagccatttccatgttctgagtgtgggaaatgttttgaacacaaatcagatcttgttagacataacagaaatcacacaggtgagaagccattttcttgctctgagtatgggaaatgttttgtacgtaaatcacatcttgttatacattacagaagtcacacaggtgagaagccattttcttgctctgaatgcgggaaatgttttacacaaaaatcacaacttgttacacatcagcacagTCACACAAgtaagaaggcatttccatgttctgagtgtgggaaatgttttgcgcacaaattaaatcttgttacacatcacagaagtcacacaggtgagaagccattttcttgctctgagtgcggaaaatgttttacacaaaaatcacatcttgttagacatcagcaaactcacacaggtgagaggccatttccatgttctgagtgtgggaagtgttttgcacggaaatcacatctcgttaggcatcagagaagtcacacaggtgagaagccatttctatactctgagaaataaatcagctcttgttgcacacaatagacatcactcaggtgaggaaccattttaatcttctggagtatacttatcattgccatgcgttgttcttcaaggttcttatcctatctcctatgatttttgcaatatacatgttaccactgagtgaaataatcagatgtcatgccctcatctaccactgctatacagatgacctgtcttttgctctgggtactgagaacccagtaccaatcctaaatggttgtctagctgagctccaggtgtgggtgatgccagttggctgtgactcagtactGGTGAAAcatgtccttatgatagaagctcaccaacaaagggcagggcttcaGCTTTGCTACCagccagacttacgcttgggggttcagagttacaaaatgctgatcatgtgcggaatcttggtgtcctggatggtggagtgacacttagacatcaggtatcagccacaatcagatcctcatctgaggaacatagccagactccagcacttatttccctcagaagatcttccTACAGTCATACattcacttgtatcatcacacatagactactgcaatgtccactACCTGGGTCTctcagcaatagaattgcaccgcttgtagcttgtacagaatgcagcagccaggctgttacctaaccagccctttcctgccacataacacccattctctgctcccttcactggctgcctgtaacatggtgactctattacataatcttactgactttccCAGCCCAACGtgtccagggtccatggtaccagaagcagcttctgcctccttactgcccggttactaccatctgcagatgaaggactgttaccagcagtaccaagaaaccccaagaagttctgagatgtcagggggaagacagggtggtggcactagtgctgcagtgggggctgccggaggcagtgtctgtgagaatcttgtcctcaagcagcgctaaggtgtcagactgcgagacagggcagtggcagtagtgggggagacagggtggtggcagtagtggggggagacagggcggtggcagtactgggggggagacagggtgggtggcagtagtggttaggagacagggcagtggcagtagtgggggagacagggtggtggcaatagtggggggagacagagtggtggcagaagtgggggagacaaggtggtggcagaagtgggggggagacagggtggtggcagtactgggggggagacagggtggtggcagtagtggttaggagacagggcgggtggcagtagtggggggagacagggcgggtggcagtagtggggggagacggtggtggcagtagtggggagagatGGGGTGGTGGCAGTGGGGGGAGACAGGTTGGTGGCAATAGTGGttaggagacagggcggatggcagtagtggggggggagacatggtggtagcagtagtgggggag encodes the following:
- the LOC134984798 gene encoding zinc finger protein OZF-like, which encodes MLSPDCDIKDNDRRQDSPGDNPITPIIHPALSADPSDPGKCSPDHSDIGASVTALTVDTVFPCSIDAKCFTQNTKPINPHTGKAGERPIICSESGKCFTYISDLVIHQRSHTGERSFPCSECGKCFAWKSRLVTHQRCHTGEKPFSCSECGKFFTWKSDLITHQRSHTGDKPFACSECGKCFAHKSVLVTHNRIHKGEKPFPCSECGKCFTQKSDLIAHQRTHTGEKPFPCSECGKCFTQKSNLVTHQSSHTGEKPFPCSECGKCFTQKSDLITHQRTHTGEKPFPCSECGKCFEHKSDLVRHNRNHTGEKPFSCSEYGKCFVRKSHLVIHYRSHTGEKPFSCSECGKCFTQKSQLVTHQHSHTSKKAFPCSECGKCFAHKLNLVTHHRSHTGEKPFSCSECGKCFTQKSHLVRHQQTHTGERPFPCSECGKCFARKSHLVRHQRSHTGEKPFLYSEK